A genome region from Gossypium hirsutum isolate 1008001.06 chromosome A04, Gossypium_hirsutum_v2.1, whole genome shotgun sequence includes the following:
- the LOC107947977 gene encoding LRR receptor-like serine/threonine-protein kinase GSO1 has product MNYNTCFHLLLALFIPCSVLCLAMTARNPNSDQFALLEFKDHITGPQNVLANNWTASTSVCNWIGVSCGILHKRVIALNLTSMNLRGTIPPHLGNLSFLLSLDLSSNHFYGHLPKELGQLHRLRIIRLSYNCLNGEIPSWLGNLQRVQRLKMKNNNFTGTIPETLVNMSNLEILHLGFNQLSGQVPSSIFKISSLKIIDLSSNSLSGSLPSDMCQHLPKLEMLYLHRNELSGNIPLSMDKCNNLKMLALSMNQFTGIIPRTIGNLTGLEELDLRLNNLEGQIPEEIGNLLGLEMLIIQTIKGLTGQIPTSIFNISSLKIIDLSSNSLSGSLPSDMCQHLPKLEVLYLHRNELSGNIPLSMDKCNNLKMLALSTNQFSGIIPRTIGNLTRLEELDLRLNNLEGQIPEEIGNLLGLEMLIIQAIKGLTSQIPTSIFNISSLKTIDLSNNSLSGSLPSDMCQHLPKLEVLFLHRNELSGTIPSSMDKCNNLKMLALSTNQFSGIIPRTIGNLTRLEELDLWLNNLKGQIPSGIGECYQLQKLILGGNQFSGLIPKSIFNSTTLEEIGLSDSKLEGQIPEEIGNLLGLEMLIIQAIKGLTSQIPTSIFNISSLKTIDLSNNSLSGSLPSDMCQHLPKLEVLFLHRNELSGTIPSSMDKCNNLKMLALSTNQFSGIIPRTIGNLTRLEELDLWLNNLKASEINFRRKSIQWADSKKYFNSTTLEEIGLSDSKLEGQIPEEIGNLLGLEMLIIQAIKGLTSQIPTSIFNISSLKTIDLSNNSLSGSLPSDMCQHLPKLEVLFLHRNELSGTIPSSMDKCNNLKMLALSTNQFSGIIPRTIGNLTRLEELDLWLNNLKGQIPSGIGECYQLQKLILGGNQFSGLIPKSIFNSTTLEEIGLSDSKLEGQIPEEIGNLLGLEMLIIQAIKGLTSQIPTSIFNISSLKTIDLSNNSLSGSLPSDMCQHLPKLEVLFLHRNELSGTIPSSMDKCNNLKMLALSTNQFSGIIPRTIGNLTRLEELDLWLNNLKGQIPSGIGECYQLQKLILGGNQFSGLIPKSIFNSTTLEEIGLSDSKLEGQIPEEIGNLLGLEMLIIQAIKGLTSQIPTSIFNISSLKTIDLSNNSLSGSLPSDMCQHLPKLEVLFLHRNELSGTIPSSMDKCNNLKMLALSTNQFSGIIPRTIGNLTRLEELDLWLNNLKGQIPSGIGECYQLQKLILGGNQFSGLIPKSIFNSTTLEEIGLSDSKLEGMFFTLIFSKLQKHSL; this is encoded by the exons ATGAACTACAACACTTGCTTTCATCTTCTTTTAGCTTTATTCATACCATGTTCCGTACTTTGCTTGGCTATGACAGCCAGGAATCCCAACTCCGATCAGTTTGCACTTCTCGAGTTTAAGGATCACATTACCGGTCCTCAAAATGTCTTGGCAAACAATTGGACGGCCTCAACCTCTGTTTGCAATTGGATTGGTGTTTCTTGTGGCATCCTCCATAAAAGAGTTATAGCTTTGAATCTTACAAGCATGAATCTTAGGGGTACTATCCCTCCACACCTTGGAAATCTTTCATTTCTACTCTCTCTCGACTTGAGTAGCAACCATTTCTATGGCCATCTCCCTAAAGAATTGGGCCAATTGCATCGTTTGAGGATCATTCGATTAAGCTACAACTGTCTTAATGGGGAAATTCCATCATGGCTTGGGAACTTACAGAGAGTTCAAAGgctgaaaatgaaaaataataacttTACAGGCACAATCCCTGAAACACTTGTTAACATGTCTAATCTAGAGATCTTGCACTTGGGATTCAATCAATTATCTGGTCAAGTTCCATCTTCCATCTTCAAGATTTCTTCTCTCAAGATTATTGATCTCTCCAGCAATAGCCTATCAGGTAGTTTGCCTAGTGATATGTGTCAACATCTTCCCAAGCTTGAAATGCTTTACTTGCATAGAAATGAATTATCTGGTAACATTCCGTTAAGTATGGACAAATGCAACAACCTTAAAATGTTGGCATTATCTATGAATCAATTTACAGGGATCATTCCAAGAACTATTGGAAATTTGACAGGACTCGAAGAATTAGATTTGAGGTTGAATAACTTAGAAG GTCAAATTCCTGAAGAAATCGGTAATCTTCTTGGTTTGGAAATGCTTATTATTCAAACAATTAAAGGTCTTACAGGTCAGATTCCAACTTCGATCTTCAACATTTCTTCTCTCAAGATTATTGATCTCTCCAGCAATAGCCTATCAGGTAGTTTGCCTAGTGATATGTGTCAACATCTTCCCAAGCTTGAAGTGCTTTACTTGCATAGAAATGAATTATCTGGTAACATTCCGTTAAGTATGGACAAATGCAACAACCTTAAGATGTTGGCATTGTCCACGAACCAATTTTCGGGGATCATTCCAAGAACTATTGGAAATTTGACACGACTCGAAGAATTAGATTTGAGGTTGAATAACTTAGAAG GTCAAATTCCTGAAGAAATCGGTAATCTTCTTGGTTTGGAAATGCTTATTATTCAAGCAATTAAAGGTCTTACAAGTCAGATTCCAACTTCGATCTTCAACATTTCTTCTCTGAAGACTATTGATCTCTCCAACAATAGCCTATCAGGTAGTTTGCCTAGTGATATGTGTCAACATCTTCCCAAGCTTGAAGTGCTTTTCTTGCATAGAAATGAACTATCTGGTACCATTCCGTCAAGTATGGACAAATGCAACAACCTTAAGATGTTGGCATTGTCCACGAACCAATTTTCGGGGATCATTCCAAGAACTATTGGAAATTTGACACGACTCGAAGAATTAGATTTGTGGTTGAATAACTTAAAAG GTCAGATTCCATCAGGTATAGGTGAATGTTACCAGCTTCAGAAATTAATTTTAGGAGGAAATCAATTCAGTGGGCTgattccaaaaagtatttttaattcaACTACGCTCGAAGAAATAGGTCTATCTGACAGCAAATTAGAAG GTCAAATTCCTGAAGAAATCGGTAATCTTCTTGGTTTGGAAATGCTTATTATTCAAGCAATTAAAGGTCTTACAAGTCAGATTCCAACTTCGATCTTCAACATTTCTTCTCTGAAGACTATTGATCTCTCCAACAATAGCCTATCAGGTAGTTTGCCTAGTGATATGTGTCAACATCTTCCCAAGCTTGAAGTGCTTTTCTTGCATAGAAATGAACTATCTGGTACCATTCCGTCAAGTATGGACAAATGCAACAACCTTAAGATGTTGGCATTGTCCACGAACCAATTTTCGGGGATCATTCCAAGAACTATTGGAAATTTGACACGACTCGAAGAATTAGATTTGTGGTTGAATAACTTAAAAG CTTCAGAAATTAATTTTAGGAGGAAATCAATTCAGTGGGCTGAttccaaaaagtattttaatTCAACTACGCTCGAAGAAATAGGTCTATCTGACAGCAAATTAGAAG GTCAAATTCCTGAAGAAATCGGTAATCTTCTTGGTTTGGAAATGCTTATTATTCAAGCAATTAAAGGTCTTACAAGTCAGATTCCAACTTCGATCTTCAACATTTCTTCTCTGAAGACTATTGATCTCTCCAACAATAGCCTATCAGGTAGTTTGCCTAGTGATATGTGTCAACATCTTCCCAAGCTTGAAGTGCTTTTCTTGCATAGAAATGAACTATCTGGTACCATTCCGTCAAGTATGGACAAATGCAACAACCTTAAGATGTTGGCATTGTCCACGAACCAATTTTCGGGGATCATTCCAAGAACTATTGGAAATTTGACACGACTCGAAGAATTAGATTTGTGGTTGAATAACTTAAAAG GTCAGATTCCATCAGGTATAGGTGAATGTTACCAGCTTCAGAAATTAATTTTAGGAGGAAATCAATTCAGTGGGCTgattccaaaaagtatttttaattcaACTACGCTCGAAGAAATAGGTCTATCTGACAGCAAATTAGAAG GTCAAATTCCTGAAGAAATCGGTAATCTTCTTGGTTTGGAAATGCTTATTATTCAAGCAATTAAAGGTCTTACAAGTCAGATTCCAACTTCGATCTTCAACATTTCTTCTCTGAAGACTATTGATCTCTCCAACAATAGCCTATCAGGTAGTTTGCCTAGTGATATGTGTCAACATCTTCCCAAGCTTGAAGTGCTTTTCTTGCATAGAAATGAACTATCTGGTACCATTCCGTCAAGTATGGACAAATGCAACAACCTTAAGATGTTGGCATTGTCCACGAACCAATTTTCGGGGATCATTCCAAGAACTATTGGAAATTTGACACGACTCGAAGAATTAGATTTGTGGTTGAATAACTTAAAAG GTCAGATTCCATCAGGTATAGGTGAATGTTACCAGCTTCAGAAATTAATTTTAGGAGGAAATCAATTCAGTGGGCTgattccaaaaagtatttttaattcaACTACGCTCGAAGAAATAGGTCTATCTGACAGCAAATTAGAAG GTCAAATTCCTGAAGAAATCGGTAATCTTCTTGGTTTGGAAATGCTTATTATTCAAGCAATTAAAGGTCTTACAAGTCAGATTCCAACTTCGATCTTCAACATTTCTTCTCTGAAGACTATTGATCTCTCCAACAATAGCCTATCAGGTAGTTTGCCTAGTGATATGTGTCAACATCTTCCCAAGCTTGAAGTGCTTTTCTTGCATAGAAATGAACTATCTGGTACCATTCCGTCAAGTATGGACAAATGCAACAACCTTAAGATGTTGGCATTGTCCACGAACCAATTTTCGGGGATCATTCCAAGAACTATTGGAAATTTGACACGACTCGAAGAATTAGATTTGTGGTTGAATAACTTAAAAG GTCAGATTCCATCAGGTATAGGTGAATGTTACCAGCTTCAGAAATTAATTTTAGGAGGAAATCAATTCAGTGGGCTgattccaaaaagtatttttaattcaACTACGCTCGA